The following coding sequences lie in one Rutidosis leptorrhynchoides isolate AG116_Rl617_1_P2 chromosome 4, CSIRO_AGI_Rlap_v1, whole genome shotgun sequence genomic window:
- the LOC139904386 gene encoding ABC transporter C family member 8-like isoform X3 encodes MFHEFHFDMKNSVAAQTSILDIFNLIFLVFFYLLLLVNYLRKSNTNRSTVNSNWISQSVASCCVLTSVAYLIAGLWNTTPQLHWWVFAGKSLVWLTLTVSLLVQEFTSSLKFINSVWWIFVFLSVSVVNIKSLAELNEITVLSSIEWASSIFLLLCALRNFKHFITRYSQSQTLSEPLIGNHNHNHNEVHETETRKLEEPSFLSTLTFSWVNPILVLGYRKPLVLEEIPHLAPIDQASVAHEKFKKAWDSLQTEKASNNVNMVPKALAKVYLREMILSGVCIFLRTISVIVSPLLLYAFVDYSNREIKDLHQGLLLVGCLILVKITESLSQRQFFFNARRTGMRMRSALMVAVYEKQLKLSNLGKKRHSTGEVVNYIAVDAYRMGEFPMWFHVSWSAVVQLFLAMGVLFSVVGLGVVPGLVPLIVCALLNIPFAKSMQKCQLQIMVAQDKRLRSTSEVLNNMKVIKLHCWEEKFHNLIKSLREIEFRWLRESQFKRAFTAVLYWMSPTLVSSVVFCGCVVLKSAPLNAATIFTILAALRSMAEPVRVLPDALSALIQVKVSFDRINSLLVDDELKDNRMKSNQDLENAMTRIRIQDGNFAWDPESPTPTLKNINLEVKCGQKVAVCGSVGTGKSSILYALLGELSKTSGSVSVGIFRSIAYVSQTSWIQSGTIQDNILYGKPMERSKYEKAIKACALDKDIEAFEHGDLTEIGQRGLNMSGGQKQRIQLARAVYNDADIYLLDDPFSAVDAHTAATLFNDCVMSCLEKKTVILVTHQVEFLSSVDNILVMQDGQVTQSGKYDDLLMAGTAFEQLVNAHKDAIIGVEPSGNTHQNDVDTDTNFIAKANSEIQLMKGLPEGVQLTEEEEKEVGNVGWKPFFDYVVISEGLFYLLSCVISQTSFVALQAAASYWLAFGIQIPKITTFMLIGVYTFLSTISTFFVFMRSFFGTLLGLKASKSVFDKFTDSIFRAPMVFFDSTPVGRILTRASSDLSVVDFDIPVGFIYVVGSGLELLAIIFVMASVTWQVLIVAVLGLAATKYVQGYYQPTARELMRINGTTKAPVMNYASETSLGVATIRAFKMQDRFFKDYLKLVDTDASTFMFSNATLEWLVLRIETLANVTLFIASFLLVLLPKGFVPSGLVGLSLSYALTLSGTQVFFTRWYCSLDNYVISVERIKQFMHISPEPPAIVDNNRPPSSWPSKVKISSKCTASS; translated from the exons ATGTTTCATGAGTTTCATTTTGATATGAAGAATTCAGTAGCCGCACAAACAAGTATTTTAGACATCTTCAACTTAATATTTCTTGTTTTCTTCTACTTGCTGCTACTAGTAAATTATCTTCGAAAAAGTAATACCAACAGATCCACGGTAAATAGTAATTGGATATCACAGTCAGTTGCATCTTGTTGCGTTCTTACTTCGGTTGCATATCTGATTGCTGGTTTATGGAACACAACGCCTCAATTGCATTGGTGGGTTTTCGCTGGTAAATCGTTAGTTTGGTTAACTCTTACGGTTTCTTTGCTAGTACAAGAATTTACTTCTTCGCTGAAATTTATAAATTCTGTGTGGTGGATTTTTGTCTTCTTGTCGGTTTCTGTTGTGAACATCAAGAGTTTAGCAGAATTAAACGAGATAACGGTCTTGAGTTCGATAGAATGGGCTTCTAGCATCTTCCTTTTGTTATGCGCTTTAAGAAACTTCAAACATTTCATCACTCGCTACTCACAAAGCCAGACGTTATCAGAGCCTTTAATtggtaatcataatcataatcacaatgaaGTACATGAAACGGAAACACGCAAACTAGAAGAACCTAGTTTTCTTAGTACACTAACGTTTTCGTGGGTGAACCCGATACTCGTATTAGGTTATAGAAAACCATTAGTTCTAGAAGAAATCCCGCATCTAGCACCCATAGATCAAGCATCCGTTGCACACGAGAAATTCAAAAAGGCATGGGATTCACTTCAAACCGAAAAGGCCTCGAACAACGTTAACATGGTACCTAAAGCGTTAGCCAAAGTTTATTTGCGAGAGATGATATTATCGGGCGTATGTATCTTTCTAAGGACTATATCGGTCATCGTTAGTCCGTTGTTACTCTATGCATTTGTTGACTACTCCAACAGAGAGATTAAAGATTTACATCAAGGACTCTTATTAGTAGGATGTTTAATTTTAGTCAAGATAACAGAGTCACTGTCACAACGACAATTTTTCTTTAATGCACGAAGAACCGGTATGAGGATGAGGTCAGCTTTAATGGTGGCTGTTTATGAGAAACAACTTAAGCTTTCTAATTTAGGAAAGAAAAGGCATTCAACAGGGGAAGTTGTGAATTACATAGCTGTTGATGCTTACAGAATGGGTGAGTTCCCTATGTGGTTTCATGTCAGTTGGTCAGCTGTTGTTCAGTTATTTCTAGCTATGGGTGTTTTGTTTTCGGTTGTAGGACTAGGTGTTGTTCCTGGTTTAGTCCCTTTGATCGTATGTGCGCTTCTTAATATACCGTTTGCAAAATCTATGCAAAAGTGTCAGTTACAGATCATGGTTGCTCAAGACAAGAGACTAAGATCGACATCCGAGGTCCTTAACAATATGAAAGTCATAAAGTTACATTGTTGGGAAGAGAAGTTTCATAATTTGATCAAATCGCTTAGAGAAATCGAGTTTCGTTGGCTTCGTGAATCTCAGTTTAAGAGGGCGTTTACTGCAGTTTTGTATTGGATGTCACCAACGCTCGTTTCTTCAGTCGTTTTTTGTGGATGTGTTGTTTTGAAAAGTGCACCTTTGAATGCTGCTACTATATTTACTATATTAGCTGCATTACGAAGTATGGCGGAGCCCGTTAGAGTGTTGCCGGATGCTCTTTCTGCGTTGATTCAAGTCAAAGTATCCTTTGACCGAATTAATTCTTTGTTGGTTGACGATGAACTAAAAGACAACAGGATGAAAAGTAACCAAGACCTTGAAAATGCAATGACCCGTATCAGAATACAGGATGGTAATTTCGCCTGGGATCCTGAGTCGCCCACTCCAACACTAAAAAATATAAATCTTGAAGTAAAATGTGGGCAGAAAGTAGCCGTTTGTGGGTCTGTTGGTACTGGAAAATCGTCAATTTTATACGCACTCCTTGGAGAACTATCTAAAACTTCTGGAAGTGTGAGT GTGGGTATTTTTCGATCAATTGCTTACGTTAGCCAAACGTCGTGGATTCAAAGTGGAACAATTCAAGATAACATACTGTATGGGAAACCTATGGAGAGAAGTAAATATGAAAAGGCGATAAAGGCATGTGCTTTGGATAAGGATATTGAAGCGTTTGAACATGGAGATTTAACAGAAATAGGCCAAAGAGGACTTAACATGAGTGGTGGACAGAAACAGAGGATTCAGCTTGCTCGAGCAGTCTATAATGATGCTGACATCTATCTTCTTGATGACCCGTTTAGCGCTGTAGATGCACATACCGCAGCAACTCTCTTTAAT GATTGTGTCATGAGCTGTTTAGAGAAGAAAACAGTCATTCTTGTGACTCATCAAGTGGAGTTTCTCTCATCAGTCGACAATATTCTG GTTATGCAAGATGGTCAAGTTACACAATCAGGAAAGTATGATGATCTGTTGATGGCAGGGACAGCATTTGAGCAACTTGTGAATGCTCATAAAGATGCTATTATAGGTGTGGAACCTTCTGGAAATACGCATCAAAACGATGTGGATACCGATACAAATTTCATAGCTAAAGCAAACAGTGAAATACAATTAATGAAGGGTCTACCAGAAGGAGTTCAGTtgaccgaagaagaagaaaaagaggtCGGAAATGTTGGATGGAAGCCTTTCTTTGATTACGTTGTTATCTCGGAAGGATTGTTTTACTTGTTGTCTTGTGTCATAAGTCAAACCAGTTTTGTCGCTCTTCAAGCAGCAGCAAGTTATTGGCTAGCATTCGGTATTCAAATTCCCAAAATTACCACCTTCATGTTGATTGGTGTTTATACCTTTCTGTCAACAATAAGCACATTTTTTGTGTTTATGAGATCATTTTTTGGTACACTTTTGGGATTGAAAGCCTCGAAATCAGTCTTCGATAAGTTCACCGATTCAATATTCCGTGCTCCCATGGTCTTTTTTGACTCTACTCCAGTTGGCAGAATTCTGACCAGG GCCTCGTCCGATCTTAGTGTTGTTGATTTTGACATACCCGTTGGGTTCATCTATGTGGTTGGTTCAGGTCTTGAACTACTTGCCATAATTTTTGTTATGGCTTCAGTCACATGGCAAGTTCTCATTGTAGCCGTCCTAGGATTAGCGGCTACAAAATATGTTCAG GGATATTATCAACCAACAGCACGGGAGCTAATGAGAATCAACGGAACCACAAAAGCACCTGTCATGAATTATGCATCCGAAACATCACTTGGAGTCGCAACAATTCGGGCATTCAAAATGCAAGACAGATTCTTCAAAGACTACCTTAAACTGGTGGACACAGATGCAAGCACTTTCATGTTTTCAAATGCAACGTTGGAATGGTTGGTTTTGAGAATAGAAACATTAGCAAATGTGACATTGTTCATCGCTAGTTTTCTCCTAGTTTTGTTACCAAAGGGTTTTGTGCCATCAG GGTTGGTGGGGCTCTCTCTTTCTTATGCGTTAACCCTATCGGGTACCCAAGTGTTCTTTACTAGATGGTATTGTAGCTTGGACAATTACGTCATTTCGGTAGAACGAATCAAGCAATTCATGCACATTTCACCAGAGCCACCTGCGATCGTGGACAACAATAGACCACCTTCATCTTGGCCTTCAAAGG TTAAGATATCGTCCAAATGCACCGCTAGTTCTTAA